A genomic segment from Sparus aurata chromosome 10, fSpaAur1.1, whole genome shotgun sequence encodes:
- the prkd4 gene encoding protein kinase D4 isoform X2 — protein MSAVAPSSPTSLSAPALVQFQLGLFREEVRVPAGNLSYRHAKRLAVDIIERKAPDCCVVGIGEKILLFRHQPASEQLLLRLADHDELQHGDLIEVIISGSASVTKMRIRPHSLVVQSYRTPTFCNHCGEMLWGLVRQGLKCEGCGLDFHKRCAFQLPNNCSRARRQVSTSFSLFPPRRPRTHSLSNQAGGGSLEEISMTKPSSRPPSWAEPPVWLGIGCDDRSMVQVPHTFHIHTYTKPTICQYCHRLLKGIFRQGLQCSDCRFNCHRRCEQLVPRDCPGERRGVNGEESPVVAPSCPPDPGDNDSVLTIMTTLDLSDDEMSTDGDSMAETKDEEQQREPMSPCFSSYIPLMRLVQTVHHTKRRAGGVLREGWLLHHTNTDALRKRHYWILDWKSITLYQNESSTKYYREIALSEVLQVRGPAQLSVPLSPGNSSHSFEVVTASLVYCVVAGEDGPSWESAVRQALMPVQGSGGQGEEKQGKDSHRDSMDISSVYQIFTDEVLGSGQFGVVYKGTHRKSGRPVAIKVIDKTRFPTRQERQLRNEVAILQSLSHLGVVLLEGMFETVEHVFVVMEKLHGDMLEMILSSETGRLPERTTRFLVTQILEALRYLHFKHIAHCDLKPENVLLASADPFPQVKLCDFGFARIIGEKSFRRSVVGTPAYLAPEVISSSGYNRSLDMWSVGVIMYVSLSGTFPFNEDEDIKQQITNAAFMYPRQPWASISLEAVSLINNLLQVSVRRRFSVGKALGHPWLQDFQLWCDLREFEQRMGSRYLTHQGDEERWIRYAQERELSFPSHLCWDPYSEPDM, from the exons ATGTCCGCAGTGGCGCCCTCCAGTCCCACCAGTCTCTCGGCGCCGGCGCTGGTCCAGTTCCAGCTCGGCCTGTTCAGGGAGGAGGTCCGAGTCCCCGCCGGCAACCTCAGCTACCGCCATGCCAAGAGGCTGGCGGTGGACATCATAGAGCGCAAG gctcCGGACTGCTGTGTGGTCGGCATCGGCGAGAAGATTCTGCTGTTCAGACACCAGCCCGCCTcggagcagctgctgctgcgcCTCGCAGACCACGACGAGCTGCAGCACGGCGACCTCATCGAGGTCATCATCTCAG GATCAGCGTCGGTGACTAAGATGAGGATCCGCCCACACTCCCTGGTGGTCCAGTCGTACCGGACCCCCACTTTCTGCAACCACTGTGGGGAAATGCTGTGGGGCCTCGTCCGCCAGGGGTTAAAATGCGAAG gtTGTGGATTAGACTTTCACAAACGCTGTGCTTTCCAGTTGCCCAACAACTGCAGTCGAGCGCGGCGTCAGGTCAGCACCAGCTTCTCGCTGTTTCCTCCCCGACGACCCCGCACACACTCCCTGTCCAATCAGGCCGGAGGAGGAAGTCTGGAAGAG ATCAGCATGACCAAGCCCTCTTCCAGGCCTCCTTCCTGGGCAGAGCCCCCGGTCTGGCTGGGGATCGGTTGCGACGACAGAAGCATGGTCCAGGTGCCTCACACCTTCCACATCCACACCTACACCAAACCCACCATCTGCCAGTACTGCCACCGGCTGCTCAAAGGGATCTTCAGACAGGGACTGCAGTGCTCAG ACTGCAGGTTTAACTGCCACCGCCGCTGTGAGCAGCTCGTCCCCAGAGACTGtccaggagagaggagaggcgtCAACGGGGAAG AATCCCCAGTGGTGGCTCCCAGCTGCCCACCGGACCCCGGGGACAATGATTCAGTGCTCACCATTATGACAACACTAGACCTCTCCGACGATGAGATGTCCACTGACGGAGACTCGATGGCCGAGACCAAAGACGAAGAGCAGCAGCGAGAGCCGATGAG TCCGTGTTTCAGCAGCTACATCCCTCTGATGAGGCTCGTCCAGACGGTGCATCACACTAAGAGGAGGGCCGGTGGAGTCCTGAGAGAGGGATGGCTGCTGCATCACACCAACACTGACGCGCTg aggAAGCGTCACTACTGGATCCTGGACTGGAAGAGCATCACTCTGTACCAGAACGAGAGCAGCACCAAGTACTACAGG GAGATCGCTCTGTCCGAGGTGCTGCAGGTCCGAGGCCCCGCCCAGCTCTCCGTGCCCTTGTCGCCGGGCAACAGCAGCCACTCTTTCGAGGTGGTGACGGCCTCGCTGGTGTACTGCGTGGTGGCCGGAGAGGACGGGCCGTCCTGGGAGAGCGCCGTCCGCCAGGCTCTGATGCCCGTCCAGGGCAGCGGAGGACAAGGCGAGGAGAAGCAGG GAAAAgactcacacagagacagcATG gacaTCAGCTCAGTGTATCAGATCTTCACAGATGAGGTTTTGGGCTCGGGACAGTTTGGAGTCGTGTACAAAG gtacTCACAGGAAGTCAGGTCGGCCAGTCGCCATCAAGGTCATCGACAAGACGCGTTTCCCCACCAGACAGGAGAGACAGCTGAGGAACGAGGTGGCCATCCTGCAG aGTCTGTCCCACCTCGGCGTGGTCCTGCTGGAGGGGATGTTCGAGACGGTGGAGCACGTCTTCGTCGTCATGGAGAAGCTCCACGGCGACATGCTGGAGATGATTCTGTCCAGCGAGACCGGACGACTCCCTGAACGCACCACCCGCTTCCTGGTCACGCAG ATCCTCGAGGCTCTGCGGTACCTGCACTTCAAACACATCGCTCACTGTGACCTGAAACCTGAGAACGTGCTGCTGGCCTCAGCGGACCCCTTCCCTCAG GTGAAGCTGTGCGACTTCGGCTTCGCCCGCATCATCGGTGAGAAGTCTTTCCGGCGCTCCGTCGTGGGCACGCCGGCCTACCTGGCGCCGGAGGTGATCAGCAGCAGCGGCTACAACCGCTCTCTGGACATGTGGTCGGTCGGGGTCATCATGTACGTGAGCCTGAGCGGCACGTTCCCCTTCAACGAGGACGAGGACATCAAGCAGCAGATCACCAACGCTGCCTTCATGTACCCGCGACAACCCTGGGCCTCCATCTCACTGGAGG CTGTGAGTCTCATCaacaacctgctgcaggtgtcgGTCAGACGGAGGTTCAGCGTGGGCAAAGCATTAGGACACCCCTGGCTGCAG GACTTCCAGCTGTGGTGTGACCTTAGGGAGTTTGAGCAGAGGATGGGCAGCAGGTATCTGACGCACCAGGGCGACGAGGAGCGCTGGATACGCTACGCCcaggagagagagctgagctTCCCGTCCCACCTCTGCTGGGACCCCTACAGCGAGCCCGACATGTGA
- the prkd4 gene encoding protein kinase D4 isoform X1, with protein MSAVAPSSPTSLSAPALVQFQLGLFREEVRVPAGNLSYRHAKRLAVDIIERKAPDCCVVGIGEKILLFRHQPASEQLLLRLADHDELQHGDLIEVIISGSASVTKMRIRPHSLVVQSYRTPTFCNHCGEMLWGLVRQGLKCEGCGLDFHKRCAFQLPNNCSRARRQVSTSFSLFPPRRPRTHSLSNQAGGGSLEEISMTKPSSRPPSWAEPPVWLGIGCDDRSMVQVPHTFHIHTYTKPTICQYCHRLLKGIFRQGLQCSDCRFNCHRRCEQLVPRDCPGERRGVNGEESPVVAPSCPPDPGDNDSVLTIMTTLDLSDDEMSTDGDSMAETKDEEQQREPMRSEACPCFSSYIPLMRLVQTVHHTKRRAGGVLREGWLLHHTNTDALRKRHYWILDWKSITLYQNESSTKYYREIALSEVLQVRGPAQLSVPLSPGNSSHSFEVVTASLVYCVVAGEDGPSWESAVRQALMPVQGSGGQGEEKQGKDSHRDSMDISSVYQIFTDEVLGSGQFGVVYKGTHRKSGRPVAIKVIDKTRFPTRQERQLRNEVAILQSLSHLGVVLLEGMFETVEHVFVVMEKLHGDMLEMILSSETGRLPERTTRFLVTQILEALRYLHFKHIAHCDLKPENVLLASADPFPQVKLCDFGFARIIGEKSFRRSVVGTPAYLAPEVISSSGYNRSLDMWSVGVIMYVSLSGTFPFNEDEDIKQQITNAAFMYPRQPWASISLEAVSLINNLLQVSVRRRFSVGKALGHPWLQDFQLWCDLREFEQRMGSRYLTHQGDEERWIRYAQERELSFPSHLCWDPYSEPDM; from the exons ATGTCCGCAGTGGCGCCCTCCAGTCCCACCAGTCTCTCGGCGCCGGCGCTGGTCCAGTTCCAGCTCGGCCTGTTCAGGGAGGAGGTCCGAGTCCCCGCCGGCAACCTCAGCTACCGCCATGCCAAGAGGCTGGCGGTGGACATCATAGAGCGCAAG gctcCGGACTGCTGTGTGGTCGGCATCGGCGAGAAGATTCTGCTGTTCAGACACCAGCCCGCCTcggagcagctgctgctgcgcCTCGCAGACCACGACGAGCTGCAGCACGGCGACCTCATCGAGGTCATCATCTCAG GATCAGCGTCGGTGACTAAGATGAGGATCCGCCCACACTCCCTGGTGGTCCAGTCGTACCGGACCCCCACTTTCTGCAACCACTGTGGGGAAATGCTGTGGGGCCTCGTCCGCCAGGGGTTAAAATGCGAAG gtTGTGGATTAGACTTTCACAAACGCTGTGCTTTCCAGTTGCCCAACAACTGCAGTCGAGCGCGGCGTCAGGTCAGCACCAGCTTCTCGCTGTTTCCTCCCCGACGACCCCGCACACACTCCCTGTCCAATCAGGCCGGAGGAGGAAGTCTGGAAGAG ATCAGCATGACCAAGCCCTCTTCCAGGCCTCCTTCCTGGGCAGAGCCCCCGGTCTGGCTGGGGATCGGTTGCGACGACAGAAGCATGGTCCAGGTGCCTCACACCTTCCACATCCACACCTACACCAAACCCACCATCTGCCAGTACTGCCACCGGCTGCTCAAAGGGATCTTCAGACAGGGACTGCAGTGCTCAG ACTGCAGGTTTAACTGCCACCGCCGCTGTGAGCAGCTCGTCCCCAGAGACTGtccaggagagaggagaggcgtCAACGGGGAAG AATCCCCAGTGGTGGCTCCCAGCTGCCCACCGGACCCCGGGGACAATGATTCAGTGCTCACCATTATGACAACACTAGACCTCTCCGACGATGAGATGTCCACTGACGGAGACTCGATGGCCGAGACCAAAGACGAAGAGCAGCAGCGAGAGCCGATGAGGTCAGAGGCCTG TCCGTGTTTCAGCAGCTACATCCCTCTGATGAGGCTCGTCCAGACGGTGCATCACACTAAGAGGAGGGCCGGTGGAGTCCTGAGAGAGGGATGGCTGCTGCATCACACCAACACTGACGCGCTg aggAAGCGTCACTACTGGATCCTGGACTGGAAGAGCATCACTCTGTACCAGAACGAGAGCAGCACCAAGTACTACAGG GAGATCGCTCTGTCCGAGGTGCTGCAGGTCCGAGGCCCCGCCCAGCTCTCCGTGCCCTTGTCGCCGGGCAACAGCAGCCACTCTTTCGAGGTGGTGACGGCCTCGCTGGTGTACTGCGTGGTGGCCGGAGAGGACGGGCCGTCCTGGGAGAGCGCCGTCCGCCAGGCTCTGATGCCCGTCCAGGGCAGCGGAGGACAAGGCGAGGAGAAGCAGG GAAAAgactcacacagagacagcATG gacaTCAGCTCAGTGTATCAGATCTTCACAGATGAGGTTTTGGGCTCGGGACAGTTTGGAGTCGTGTACAAAG gtacTCACAGGAAGTCAGGTCGGCCAGTCGCCATCAAGGTCATCGACAAGACGCGTTTCCCCACCAGACAGGAGAGACAGCTGAGGAACGAGGTGGCCATCCTGCAG aGTCTGTCCCACCTCGGCGTGGTCCTGCTGGAGGGGATGTTCGAGACGGTGGAGCACGTCTTCGTCGTCATGGAGAAGCTCCACGGCGACATGCTGGAGATGATTCTGTCCAGCGAGACCGGACGACTCCCTGAACGCACCACCCGCTTCCTGGTCACGCAG ATCCTCGAGGCTCTGCGGTACCTGCACTTCAAACACATCGCTCACTGTGACCTGAAACCTGAGAACGTGCTGCTGGCCTCAGCGGACCCCTTCCCTCAG GTGAAGCTGTGCGACTTCGGCTTCGCCCGCATCATCGGTGAGAAGTCTTTCCGGCGCTCCGTCGTGGGCACGCCGGCCTACCTGGCGCCGGAGGTGATCAGCAGCAGCGGCTACAACCGCTCTCTGGACATGTGGTCGGTCGGGGTCATCATGTACGTGAGCCTGAGCGGCACGTTCCCCTTCAACGAGGACGAGGACATCAAGCAGCAGATCACCAACGCTGCCTTCATGTACCCGCGACAACCCTGGGCCTCCATCTCACTGGAGG CTGTGAGTCTCATCaacaacctgctgcaggtgtcgGTCAGACGGAGGTTCAGCGTGGGCAAAGCATTAGGACACCCCTGGCTGCAG GACTTCCAGCTGTGGTGTGACCTTAGGGAGTTTGAGCAGAGGATGGGCAGCAGGTATCTGACGCACCAGGGCGACGAGGAGCGCTGGATACGCTACGCCcaggagagagagctgagctTCCCGTCCCACCTCTGCTGGGACCCCTACAGCGAGCCCGACATGTGA